A segment of the bacterium genome:
ACCATGATGCCGCGAAGCCCGGCTCGGCCGCCTTCCCCCTGGAGCTGTCAACGGACGCCGCCAGCTACCTCCGATACAGCATCGTGCGACTCTCGGCGACGCTGGTGGATGCGCGGGGCAACAGGCTGAGCACCACGACGACCCCGCCCGAGGTCACCGTGACTCGCGACGGCCAGGTCGTGACCACGATCGGCGACTTCAGCGCCATCACGCCCCGCTATGACCGCAGCCAACAGGCCTACGTCGCCTGCTGGCCCGTGCCGTGGAACTGTCCGGCCGGCGAGTACGTCGCTGAGGCCCGCATGGCCGTGACCGACCCGGCGTCGTGGACGTGGGACACCGAGGAGACGAGACGGCAGAAGCGCCGCGAGCGGCGCAAGCAGGCCGAAGAGATAGCCCCCACAGGAGAGACCTGGTGCGTGGCGCGGACCCGCTTTGCCATCACCGGTCTGGCACCCCGGACCGACATCCCCAAGGGCACGTGCGTGGCCACCTGGGAACCGGACTTCCGCGCCAGCGGCATCCGCAAGCCGGACGGCACCATGGGTGACTGGCGCGCGATGTTCGACTGGTGTGACTTCATGGGCGCCGACACCTTCTGGTTCCGCGGCGCCGTCACCGAGGTGTATGAGGGGAACCTGTCCCTGGATCGCCCCTTCAACCAGGGGAACATCAGCGTCATCCCGCAGATGGCGGCCGAGGCCAAGCACCGTGGCCTGCGCTTCGGCACCTGGGCTTCGGCGTACTCGACGTACCCGACCCGATCCAACGCAGGGAAGCCGAAGTACGACTACGCCCAGGACATCTCCCGTGGCTCGGGCGCCATCCGCAGCCTCGATTTCATCTCGCTGTTCGACCGCCGGCGCATCAACCACATCGCCAGCTTCTTCAGCCAGATGCAGGCCGATCCGAACGTGGACTACCTGGGCCTCGACTACATGCGCAGCGACCGCGGCGGCTACGAGATGGTGGACCGCTTTGTCCAGGAGATGCCGCTGCGTCTGCCTGCCGGCTTCTCCCAGTGGAGCCGCGGCCGCCGCTGGAGCTACGTAGCCCAGAAGGCGGAGCAGGAGTGGCAGAAGGACCCGCGCTTCTACGACGCCTGGAACTGGTACCGGGCCCACACCGGGGCCGAGAACGTGCGCGACATGATCGCCCAGTCCCAGCTCAAGAAGCCCCTGTGGATCTTCGTGTTGAGCTGGTGGCACGGCAAGCAGCACGGGCAGGACCCGATCATGTTCACCGATGCCGGCGTCGGGCTGCTGGCGCCGATGCTCTATCAGGTCCCCAACCGCCTGCACTTCGACACCATGGTCCGCGACTGGAATGAGTACCTGGCCGCCGGTCAAGTGAACCTGTGCCCCGGCGACCAGGTGGACTTCTACTGGCACCAGAAGACCCTCCGGCCCGCCGCACCGGAGGAGTTCTACGACCGGATCATCACCGCCCACGGGGCCAAGGGCAAGGGCTACCTGCAGGGCGGCCTGACCCTCGGGGCCTTCCTGCACGACATCAACCGGGCCCAGAGCCCGCACCCGACGTGGCCGCACCGGGGGACCGAGTGGGCGCTGGCGGGCGGGGCGGCGTTCTCGACGATCCGCATGGACTGGCGCGTGTTCCCGCTGGTGGCCAAGCTGGAGATGCCGGCCTCGGCGCTGCTGAACACCACCGTCGAGGGGCAACTCACGATCCAGAACGTGGTCAAGAAGCCCGTGAACCGCATCACGCTGTCGCTGGAGAAGACCGAGGGCGTGGAGCTGGCGGGGCCGCTGGAGTCCATCTCGCTGCGCGGCGGCGACACGATCATCAAGAAGGTCCCCGTGCGCATCAAGGGTGGACACGGCGACCGCGCCAACCGGCTGATGGCCTGTGTGCGCATCCGCTGGCCCGATGATGACTACGGCCCGGACGTCCGCCGCGACCTGCAGCCGATGATACTGGTGATGGATTACGTGCAGGGGAAGTGACGGCAGGGATCAGGGATCAGGGATCAGGGGTCAGGGATGGGGGGAGCAGGCCGCGCGAACTACACGGTCAGGGATGTGGCAATGCGCATTTCCATTCTGTCTGATGAGATCTCGGTGGACCCCGTCGCCGCTTGCGAGTTGGCGGCCGATTGGGGCCTGAAGCACCTGGAGTTCCGGCTGTGGATGACCACCCGCGCGCCGAGTGGGATGAGCGAGGGGGACATGAAGCGGGTGCGGCAGGTCGCCGACGGCTTCGGGCTGGACTTCCCCTCCGTGTCGCCCGGGCTCTTCAAGATCAAGCTCGACGATCCGGCCTATGCAGCGCACTGCGGGGACTTCCAGCAGCAGTGCTACGACCTGGCCGAGGCGCTCGGAGCCGGGATCGTGGTGCTCTTCCCGCCGATCTGCGGCGACTATGCCCAGTGGGAGAACTGGCCGGCGCGCATCGTGGACGACCTGCGCCAGGCGGCCGAGAACGCCGCGCAGCGCGGGCTGGTGCTGGCCCTGGAGAACGAACCGATCTGCTACGGCGGCAGCGGCCCGGCCCTGGCGAAGCTGGTCGGGGAGATCGGCCACCCGAACCTGAAGGCCAACTGGGACCCCGGCAACCACTGCCATGCCACCGGGCAGGACTTCCGGGTGGGCTACGAGGCCCTCAAGCCCGTGCACCTGCATACCCATGTGAAGGACTACCGGCCCGGCACGAACCACGCGATCGTGCCCGGGGACGGCGACGTGGACTGGCTGGGCCAGTTGCAGGCGCTGCAGGCCGATGGCTACCAGGGGCTGCTGGTGCTGGAGACACACTTCCAGCCGAAGATCGCGGGGAGCCGGAACTGCGTGGAGCGGCTGCGGGAGCTGCTGGCGCAGATCGGCGAGGGGGCGGAGTAGTTGCCCGACCCGGCCGACCTCACCCGCCCCGGACAGGGCGAGTTCGACGCAGTAGCACAGTACTATGACCACCTGATGCGGACGGTGCCGTATGCGGGCTGGGTGGACTATGTCGAGGCGATCCTGCGGCGCTGGAAGGCCCACCCGAACACGGTGCTGGACCTGGCCTGTGGCACGGGACGGGTGGGGAGCGAGCTGCTGCGCCGGGGCTATGACGTCGTCGGGGCGGACCTGTCTGAGCCGATGGCGCGGGAGTGCAGCCGCCAGGCCCCGCCGCTGGCCGCCGTAGCCACTGACGCCCGTTGCCTGGCCCTCGCCGATGATACCTTCGACCTCGTCGTCTGCCTCTATGACAGCCTCAACTACATCCTGGAGCCGGACGACTTCCGCCAGGCCATGGCGGAGGCCCATCGGGTGCTGCGCAGCGACGGGCTGTTCGTCTTTGACATGAACACGATCCGCGCCCTGTCCACGGCAATGTTCACCCAGGCGAGCAGGACTGGCCCGGACCCGCTGCACTACGACTGGCAGGCCAACTGGGACCCGTGGACGCGCATCTGCCGGGTGGAGATGTGGTTCGGCTACCATGCCGATGGGGAGGTGCGCGAGTTCCGCGAGACGCACTACCAGCGCGCCTACACCAACCGGGAGATCGTGGGGGCGCTCGAGGCGGCCGGGTTCCGCCGCCACAAGTCGTATGACGCCTATCGCTTCACGCCGGTGACGCCGTGGAGCGACCGGGCCTACTATGTCGCGCGCAAGGAGTGACGTGCCCATGCGACGCCTCATCCCCGTGATCGTGGCGATGCTGTTGCTGGCGCTGCTGGCCGGCTGCGCCGGGAAGGTGACCAAGACGCCCGAGAGCACCACCCGCGCCTACCTCGCCCTGATGAAGGCCAGCAAGTGGCAGGACGCGGCCCTGCTGTGGGACTACGACGCCCAGGGGCGGGCCGGCAACGCGGACTGGGACACCTTCAGCACCAGCCAGCGCAAGCTCATCGTCAAGGAGTCCAAGTGGGCCGACCAGAAGGCCAGCTCGCTGGAGCAGTGGTCCTCACACTTCGCCGGTGACATCAAGATCGAGACGGTGGAGACGAGCGGCGACAAGGCGCACGCGGTGCTGAACGGCCAGGTGACGGGCCTCGACCTGGTCAAGGTCGGCGACGAGTGGCTCATCTCGGGGATGAACTGAGCGGACCGCAACGGCGTACACTCCGGCGGGCTCCCCGGCCCGCCCTTTGCGTGGGCCATGCCCTATGTCCCTGTCCTGGCGCCAGGCTGAAGAGATCATCGCCGCGGAGCGCGGGCGGTTCCTGTCACCCCGCGCGCCCATCCACGTCGCGCGCGCCCCGGCGCGGCTGGATGTGATGGGGGGCATCGCGGACTATTCGGGCTCGCTGGTGCTCGAGGGGACGCTGGCGCGGGCGGCCTATGCGGCCGTCCAGCCACGCCGCGACGGCAAGCTGCGGGCCATGAGCGTCGGCGTGACCGAAGCGCAGCCGGTCGAGATCAGCCTGGACGATCTGCTGACCCGCGGCCGGCCCAAGAGCTACCCGCAGGTGCGGAAGCTGTTCGGCGGGGCGGCGCGCTGGGCCGGCTATGTGCTGGGGACGCTGCACGTCCTGCAGCGCGAGGGCGTGGTAGCGCAGTGGCCGCATGGGCTGAACCTGCTGCTCCTCAGCGACATCCCCATCGGCGCGGGCGTGGCCTCATCGGCGGCCATCGAGGTGGCTGCGATGGTCGCCGTCACGGCGGCGTACGGTGTGGCCCTGGAGCCACTGCGCCTGGCGCAGCTCTGCCAGATGGTCGAGAACCGGGTTGTGGGTGCGCCGTGCGGGATCATGGATCAGGTCACCTCGGCGCTCGGACAGACCAACCGCCTGCTGGCGCTGTGCTGCCAGCCGTGCGAGGTCGAGGGCCTGCACCGGGTGCCGGAGGGCTACCAGTTCGTCGGGATCAACTCGGCAGTGAAGCACTCGGTGGGCGGAACGGCCTATGGCCGCGTCCGCTGCGCGGCCTTCATGGGCTACCGGATCATGGAAGACCTGCTCCCGGCAGGCGACTACGGGGGCTTCTGGTGCCGCGCCACTGCAGCGGAGTTCGCCGCGATCGAGGCGGAGCTACCGGTGGAGATGGTGGGGCGCGAGTTCCTCGCGCGCTATGGCCGCACGCGCGATGCCGTCACGGCCGTGCAGCCAGACATGGCGTACCCGGTGCGGCAGGCCTCGCGCCACCCGGTGCTGGAGAACGCCCGCGTCCGGCGCTTTGTGCAGTTGCTCGGCCGTGGCGATGAAGGCGCGATGCGGGCGGCGGGGAAGCTGATGCTCGAGTCACATGCCAGCTACTCGGCCTGCGGGCTGGGAGCGGACGAGACCGACCTGCTGGTCCGCCTCGTGCGCGAACGCGGCGCCGAGGCCGGGCTGCTGGGGGCGAAGATCACCGGCGGTGGCTCGGGCGGCACCGTGGCCGTGCTGATCCGCAACGAGGCCCGCCCGCTGCTGCGCGACATCACGCGCGAGTACCGCCGGCGCACCGGCCTCTCCCCCCTTCTGCTGACCGGCTCGACCGCCGGGGCGGCCCGGTGGGGGACGCGCACCATCTGACAACACGGGAGACAGGCCATGTCCATCCTGCGAGCCGCCGCCAGCGCCGTGCAACTGACCGACGAGGCTTTCCCCGGCACTGAGCCGGTCTTCGCCAAGGGGCACGAGGGCGAGTTCCGCGCGACCGCTCTCGTCGTCGAAGCCGAGACCCGCCTGTGCTTCATCTCCATAGACGCGCTGGTGCCCCCGACGTCCATGATCCGGGCGGCGGCGCGCCGCATCGCCGAGACAACCTCGATCCCGGCCGAGAACGTGCTGCTCTGCGCCACCCATACCCACAGCGGGCCGACGACCCACGACTCCTTCGGCGCCACGCCCAACCCCGAGTACAAGCGCCGCATGGAGGAGGGGGCTGTGCAGGCCGTGCAGCAGGCCTGCGCCATCCTCGATGACACCACGCGGCCGCCGGACGAGACGCAGGTGGAACTGCTGCTGGGTCTGAGCCAGGAGGCGACCATCGGCCGCAACAGCCGCCTGCTGCTCAAGGACGGCCAGATCGGCTGGTACAACTACGAGGCCGAGGACGCGGTGCGGCCGACGGGTCCGCATGATGTGAACGTGCCCGTGCTCGTGTTCCGACGGCCCGACGGCTCCGAGGCCGGCGTACTGCTCAACCACTCGGTGCACAACATCGGCGCGACCAACTGGGACGTGTTCTCCCCGGCCTTCTCCGGCCTGGCGCGCGGGGAGATCGAGCAGCGACACGGCACGACGGCCCTGTTCCTGCCGGGCGCCTTCGGCTCGAGCCACAACAACACCTACAACGGCGGGGGCCTGGAGCCCGCGGAACTCGTGGTCCGGCTCGTAGCCGCTGTCGAGGAGGGCCTCCAGAGCGC
Coding sequences within it:
- a CDS encoding sugar phosphate isomerase/epimerase: MRISILSDEISVDPVAACELAADWGLKHLEFRLWMTTRAPSGMSEGDMKRVRQVADGFGLDFPSVSPGLFKIKLDDPAYAAHCGDFQQQCYDLAEALGAGIVVLFPPICGDYAQWENWPARIVDDLRQAAENAAQRGLVLALENEPICYGGSGPALAKLVGEIGHPNLKANWDPGNHCHATGQDFRVGYEALKPVHLHTHVKDYRPGTNHAIVPGDGDVDWLGQLQALQADGYQGLLVLETHFQPKIAGSRNCVERLRELLAQIGEGAE
- a CDS encoding class I SAM-dependent methyltransferase, giving the protein MPDPADLTRPGQGEFDAVAQYYDHLMRTVPYAGWVDYVEAILRRWKAHPNTVLDLACGTGRVGSELLRRGYDVVGADLSEPMARECSRQAPPLAAVATDARCLALADDTFDLVVCLYDSLNYILEPDDFRQAMAEAHRVLRSDGLFVFDMNTIRALSTAMFTQASRTGPDPLHYDWQANWDPWTRICRVEMWFGYHADGEVREFRETHYQRAYTNREIVGALEAAGFRRHKSYDAYRFTPVTPWSDRAYYVARKE
- a CDS encoding GHMP kinase — protein: MSLSWRQAEEIIAAERGRFLSPRAPIHVARAPARLDVMGGIADYSGSLVLEGTLARAAYAAVQPRRDGKLRAMSVGVTEAQPVEISLDDLLTRGRPKSYPQVRKLFGGAARWAGYVLGTLHVLQREGVVAQWPHGLNLLLLSDIPIGAGVASSAAIEVAAMVAVTAAYGVALEPLRLAQLCQMVENRVVGAPCGIMDQVTSALGQTNRLLALCCQPCEVEGLHRVPEGYQFVGINSAVKHSVGGTAYGRVRCAAFMGYRIMEDLLPAGDYGGFWCRATAAEFAAIEAELPVEMVGREFLARYGRTRDAVTAVQPDMAYPVRQASRHPVLENARVRRFVQLLGRGDEGAMRAAGKLMLESHASYSACGLGADETDLLVRLVRERGAEAGLLGAKITGGGSGGTVAVLIRNEARPLLRDITREYRRRTGLSPLLLTGSTAGAARWGTRTI